The Acidithiobacillus sp. genome contains the following window.
ATTTATTCATCCATTACGGCCTTGTTGCAGCAATGGAAGCGATTGCGGATTCCGGATTGCAGATCAGTGCAGACATTGCGGATCGGGTGGGAGTATCCATTGGCAGCGGCATTGGCGGCTTGCCGGGTATTGAATCCGAACATCAGATTTTCACCGAGAGTGGCCCGCGCCGGATCTCACCCTTTTTTATTCCGCGTTGTATCGTCAATATGGTGTCCGGCCATGTTTCTATCATGTATGGTGCCAAGGGACCGAATATCGCCATGGCGACGGCCTGTTCTACCGGTACGCACTCCATCGGCGATGCGGCTCGACTTATCGAGTATGGTGACGCCGATGTCATGATTGCCGGTGGTGCCGAGGCGGCTATCAGTCCCTTGGGGCTGGGCGGGTTCTCTGCAGCGCGGGCGCTTTCTACCCGTAATGATGATCCCGAAAAGGCCAGTCGTCCTTGGGATAAAGATCGGGACGGTTTTGTGCTGGGTGAAGGTGCGGGCATCCTCGTTCTGGAGGAATATGAGTTTGCGCGGCGCCGCGGCGCACGTATCTATGCGGAGTTGTCCGGTTACGGCATGAGCTCCGATGCTTACCATATGACACAGCCTGCTCCTGCAGGGGAAGGCGCCGCCCGCTGTATGCAAGCCGCTTTGCGTAACGCGGCGGTGAGTCCGGAAATGGTGGGGTACATCAACGCGCATGGAACGTCGACCCCGCTTGGGGACCGTTCGGAAACCGACGCAGTGCATACGGTCTTCGGCGACCATGCACGGCGATTGGCCATGAGCTCGACCAAGTCCATGACGGGCCATCTTCTGGGCGCCGCAGGGGGAGTCGAAGCCATTTTTACGACGCTAGCGCTCTATCATGGCATTCTGCCACCCACCATCAATCTGGATCAGCCTGACGAGGGTTGTGACCTGGATTATGTGGCCCGTAAGGCGCGAAAAGCTGTTGTGGAAGTTGCGTTAAGCAATTCCTTCGGATTTGGCGGTACCAACAGTTCTCTGGTTTTCCGCCGTTTTAGCGACTGATTCGCTCCGTGGAAGTGATTGCCGCCACGGTGGATGGAAATCACTTCGTGGCAGGGGAATGCGGCGCTGCCTTAGACCGCGCATTGCATTACGGGGATGGGCTTTTTGAAACCATCGCGGTAATAAAGGGCATCCCCCTGTTCTGGGATGCCCATCTGGCGCGTCTCAGGCGTGGCGCGGCCATTCTGAATATCCCGATGCCTCCCCCAAGCCGCTGGTACGATGATTTGCAGCATCTAGTGAATGGTGTTCAGGCACGTCCACGCCTCTTCGTCAAGCTAGTCCTCAGTCGGGGCGAGGGTTGGGGGTATGGCAGTCCCGGTGCCGGTCCCGCGCGACGCTATCTGTGGTTATCCCAATGGCCGGAGCGTGATCCGCACTATTGGGAACCCGGTATTTCCGCCACGATCTGTCCGATCGCGTTGTTAACGGGTGCGCCTTATCTCGGGGTCAAATCGCTCAATCGCCTGAATCAGGTTGTGGCTCGTGATGCCCTGGCTCCGGAATATGCAGAAGGGGCCATGTTGGACCAATCAGGGGTGCTGCGCGAAGGGGTCATGTCTAATCTGTTTTGGGTAAAAGCCGGTATTGTCTATACCCCCGAGCTGGCAGACGGGGGCATCGCTGGCATTCAGCGGGGCGCCATTCTGGAGTGGCTGCGCACGCGTGGCGTGCCGACCGTGCTGGGTCGCTATCCGGCCGCGGCACTTCAGGAGGCCGATGAAATATTTTTCAGCAATAGTCTGATTGGCATCTGGCCTGTACGCCACTTCGCGGAACGCTCGTTACCCGGACATGATGGACCGATAGCATCCGCTTTGCTCGCATGGTGCATGAATATGGGATTGGGGCCGCAATCATGACCAGCAAACGCCGTGCCGCCCTATTCGTTCTGTTGATTGCGTTATTCCCTTTTGGATTTTACGGCATCAGCATGTATTGGCCGGAAACTTTGCCAGCGAAGGGGGTGACGGTCCCCATTCCTTTGGGCGCCAGTGACGCGCAAAGTATCGCTAGTCTGGCGCGTTCCGGTGTATTGCAGCATCCGCGACTATTTCATCTGGCTTGGGCTTTGGCCGGGCATCCGCCCATACAGGCCGGGCTGTATGAGTTTCAGGGACGTATTAACCAGGCGCAGGTACTCCATCGGTTAATTGCTGGACAATCCACACCACTTAATCTGCTGATTGTGCCCGGCTGGCGTTTGCAGCATATCTATCAGGAAATACACGATAAGGCCCCTTATCTTGGCCAGCAGAACCTGCCGCAGGGTGAGACAGCGGCACGTCGACTCACACAGCAGGGTGTCGGCGCGCAAGGAAGTGCGGAGGGCTGGCTTTTTCCCGACAGTTACCGTTACGTTCCGGGTACCAGCGCGCTGAGTGTGTTGCGACGTGCCTATGTGCGCATGCAGAGGGAATTACAGTCCTTGTGGGCCGGACGTGCTCCTGGATTGCCGCTGGCTGATCCCTACCAGGCCCTGATTCTCGCTTCTATCGTACAAAAGGAAGGGGCGCCGCCCGCAGAGCAGGCGCATATTGCCGCCGTGTTTCTCAATCGCTTGCGACAGGGGATGCCTTTGCAGTCCGATCCCACCGTGATTTACGCGTTGGGCGAGCGCTATACTGGGCTGCTGACGTCTCAGGAGATGCATGTGGAGAGCCCCTATAACACCTACTTGCACACCGGGTTGCCGCCTACTCCCATCGCGATGCCGGGACTGAGTAGTCTGATGGCCGTCCTGCATCCTGCGGACAGTGCCGATCTCTATTTTATCGCCCAAGGTGATACATACCATTATTCAAAGAATTACAAGCGGCACCTTGAGCAGATACAGCGTTATCTTCAGCATGCTGGAGGAGCGGGTTTATGAACGCGAGGGTGGCATCACGGAAGGATGGATTTTTTCTCACCTTAGAGGGGATCGAGGGTGCAGGAAAGAGTTCAGCGGTGCCGGTGCTGGCGGAATATTGTCGTCAGCAGGGGTACGCGGTGGAAGTCACCCGGGAACCGGGCGGAGGTCCTCTCGGTGAGGCTTTGCGTGCGATTTTTCTGGATGATCGCCTGTGTCTGGATGCGGACGAGGAATTGCTTCTACTTTATGCCGGTCGTCGTGATCATTGGCAGACCCGTATCGCCCCCGCGCTGGCCGCCGGGAAAGTGGTCATCAGTGACCGCTATGAAGATTCCACCTATGCCTATCAGAGCGGCGGGCGGGGCGTTCCCCCTGAACATATCGCGGAATTGGCGCGCTGGGCGGGGATGACGCGTCGTCCAGACCTGACGTTGTGGTTTGACGTGCCGCCGGAATTGGGTGCGGCACGCATTCGCGCACGTCGACCAGATCGTTTGGAGCAAGAAGATCAAGCCTTCTTTGGCCGGGCGAGGGCGGTTTTTGCGGAACGTTGCGCGGCCGAACCAGAAAGAATCTTGCGCGTGGATGCGACCCAAACGCTGCCGGTGGTGCATGAAACTCTGCGGGCACAGTTGGCGCTGCGCCTTGCGGCCCATTGTTCATGAGTGCGTATCGTCCGCCGCCCGCTGAATGGCAGCCGATACATAGTCTGCTGCAAGCCGGCTTGCCCCAGGCGATGCTTGCTGTCGGCGAATCGGGGACGCTGGTCGGACCGTACTGCGATGATTTGCAGCAAGTGGCCTTGTGTTTTGCGCCATCAGCGCAGGGGCTGTCCTGTGGAACCTGCCGTTCCTGTCGGTTACTGGCAGAAGGTAATCATCCGGATCTGCTCGTTATTACGGCAGAAATGGGAAAACGTATTGCCATTGAGTCGGTGCGCTATGCCAATGACTTTCTCGCCTTCACCCCCCAGGTCAGCGTGCGTCGCTGGCTGCGCATCGAGCCGGCCGAAGCGATGACCGTGGCAGCCGCTAACGCCCTGCTCAAAACCCTGGAAGAACCTGCGGCGCGCGCGCACATTCTTTTGCTCAGTGAACGTCCGTCGCAGCTTCTCGCCACCATCCGGTCGCGTTTGCAAAAGTTGCCTTTTCCGGCACTGCGGCTCGGGCAGTGCGTGGTCTGGCTGGAAGGACAGGGCATACCTCCTGCGGAGGCGCTCCTGTTAAGCCGACAGTTTGCCAATCGGCCGCTGCGTGCCTGGCAGCTCTGGGAGTGCGGCTGGGTGACGCTGCGCAAAACCTGGATCGACACGTTATTGAACCTCCCCCGGCAAGGCTCTATTGCGGCTTTGCGTTTGGCCGATAACTGGGCTAAAGACACAGACTTGCTTCTGCTGCGCGAGTTAATGTTGAGCTTGTCGGCGGATTTGCTTCGTCTCCGTAGTCACCACCTGGACAGCATCGTACATTTGGACTATTTGCAGTCGTTAGAGGTCATGGCGCAATCTGCTCAGGAGACATCCCTCTGGGAGACGCTGGAGAGTTGGATCCGGCTGCCTGAGTCGCTCGTGCAGAATCGCAATGTAGGCATGATGCTGGAAACGTTATTGTTAAGTTGGGTAGGCATTTGGTCCGGCGAGAGGAGGGCGCATGGAATTACAAGCTGAGACCGGAGGTGCGGCAAAGGCGCTGTCCGTAGTGCTGCGGGACGCTACGGCGGTGCAGCGCTACTACATGCCCAGCATCAAAGGCGGCGGTGTGCTGGTGGAGACACCGAATCTTCTGCCCATTGGCACAGAGGTGCTGCTCATGATCAGTCTTCCCGACAGCCAGCCACGTGCACCCATAATGGGGAAGGTGGTGTGGGTGACACCGCCGGATAACCGCGAGGGCCGACCGCCAGCCATTGGTGTTCAGTTCGTAAATGATCGCTCTGGTGTCCTGATTCGTATTCAAAACGCGCTGTCTGGTCTGCCCAGGAACGACGGCGAGGTGCTGAGTTTTTAAGGTACATTGTTTTGGCCCGCTCCGTGCTGAGTCATTGCTCTATCACCGGTGTCTGGGTTACACTCCGTCCCCTCAGGAGAGGTGACCGAGCGGCCGAAGGTGCAGCACTGGAAATGCTGTGTACTCCAAAAGGGTACCGTGGGTTCGAATCCCACCCTCTCCGCCAATCACCGTCCATCAGCGGACAGTCTCAGGTTTTTCTATGGCGACAAAGATCGGTCCCCTCGCAGTGGTAGCTGGTGAACCCCGTCAGGCCCGGAAGGGAGCAGCGGCAGCCGGTGATCCAGGTGCCGGGGTGTGGCTGGTTGGCGTCGCCACCCTATATTTCGAGTCCGCATGAGCGCCTACCTCGCGCTTGCCCGCCGCTGGCGGCCACAACACTTTGACGACTTTGTAGGACAAGAGGCTGTGGTCGCTGCCTTGCGCCACGCCCTCGATTCCGGTCGCATTCATCATGCTTTTCTGTTCACCGGGACGCGAGGTGTCGGTAAAACAACCTTGGCGCGGTTGCTGGCCAAGTGTCTGAACTGTGAACGTGGCGTTAGCAGCAATCCTTGCGGAGAGTGTAGTGCCTGTCGCGGTATCGCCGCCGGAAATTTTGTTGATCTGCTGGAAGTGGACGCGGCGAGCCGCACCCGGGTGGATGAAACCCGTGACCTGTTGGACAACGTGCAGTACGCGCCTACGGTGGGTCGATACAAGGTGTACCTTATCGACGAGGTACACATGTTGTCCACGCACAGCTTCAATGCGCTGCTGAAAACCCTTGAAGAACCGCCGGAGCATGTCAAGTTTCTGTTGGCGACCACGGATCCGCAGAAACTGCCGGTAACCGTGCTCTCTCGCTGTCTGCAGTTTAATTTGCGGAGGTTGGATATTCCGCAAATTCAGGGACGATTGCAGCAGATCATGGCGGCCGAACAGCTAGCTGCCGAGGATGCCGCGCTGCAGGTATTGTCCCGCGCTGCGGATGGGAGCCTGCGCGATGCCCTGAGTTTGTTGGATCAGGCTATTGTTCATGGTGGGGGCGAGGTTCTGCGTGACGGCGTGCTCGCGATGCTGGGACGCAGCAGTGACGATGCGGTGCTGGGTTTGGTCGAAGCATTGGTGGACCGGGATGCTGCGCAGGTATTTGCCATACTGGATGATCATCTGGCGCGGGGTATAGATGGCGCCGGCCTGCTTGATTTGGTCATAGAGGGCGTGCACCGCCTCAGTGTGGCACAATTCCTTCCGACTGATCCGGAGAGGGATGGTGCGGAGGTGATTGTGCGCCTGCGCGAGCGGATCAGCCCGCTTACCCTGCAGTCCTGGTATTTTTTGCTCCTCTCGGCACGACGTGACTTTGCGCTTTATCCAGACCATCGGATGGCACTGGAAATGGCTTTTCTGCGGGTGTTGAGTTTTTCCGGCCCAGCAGCGCCAGGCTTGCCGCCCGCGGCCCTGCCGAGCGAGGACAATCGGTATCTAGTCGAATCATCACCCCGGACGCGCGAGTGCGCTATGCCCGAGGTGACTTCGCCGGTATCGCACCGTTCAACGCCCCTGTTATCCACCCGTTCGCGGGACGAAGTCCGGGAACCGCCGTTGAAGATGACCACTGCCCTGCCGGAGCGGCCGGCCGGCGCCGCACTTTCGACGAACTGGCGCGACGTGGTGGAGGCGCTGGCAGTGTCGCCCATAATTGCTGAGTATCTGCGCTATGGACAAGCTTTGCGCTGCGATTCAGAGGTTGTGGAATTGGCCGTGGAGCCCAACTATTTGCCGTTCCTCGTCAAGGCCGAGGCCCGCAGGGCATTACATCAGGCGCTTACTGCGTATTTTGGCCGGGAGCCGCGTCTGAACATCGTACCCCTTACCCAAGAGGCCGGAGTGGGGAGCCTGGTGCAGGAAGAGAAAGCGCGCGCGGCATCCCGGCAGGCTGAGGCGGAGGCACGCGTCGCCGCGGATCCACACATGGGCGCATTCCTGGAGGTTTTGGATGCCCGTGTGGAATCCATTGAAATTATGGCGCCCGCCGCAAAGGGCGGTGCCGTCAACTCACAGTGAAAAGTAAACAGGGAGGTAATGAAAGATGAAGGGCGGACTGGGAAATATCATGAAGCAGGCGCAGCAGCTCCAGGAGCGGTTGCAAAAGACGCAGGAAGAGCTTGCGCAGGTAGAGGTGCAGGGCCATGCGGGCGGCAATCTGGTGGAAGTCACTATGACCTGCCGACATGACGTACGGCGGGTTCGCATTGATCCCTCTCTGCTTGCCGATGGCGACCAGGAAATGCTCGAGGATCTCCTGGCCGCAGCGATTAACGACGCCGTGCGCAATGCCGAGAAGGTCAGCGCGGAGCGGATGTCGGAAGTGACGGGTGGCATGAATATTCCGGGCATGAGCTTGCCTTTCTAGGCACTTATGGCGGACGTTCCGACTATGGATGCCTTGGCGGCATTGCTCCGCCGCCTGCCGGGTATTGGCCCGCGTTCAGCGCAACGGATCAGCTATGAGTTGCTGGTGCGCAAGCGCGATCTCATGCCGCAATTGGCCGTGGCCCTACAACAGGCCCATGCAATGGTCCGTTTTTGTAAGCGCTGCAATAATCTGAGCGAAGCGCCATTATGTGCGGTCTGTCGTTCCGAACACCGGGACCGTTCCATTTTGTGTGTCGTGGAATCGCCTGCTGATCTCCGCGCTATCGAAGATACGGGTGTGTTCGTTGGCGAGTTCTTTGTGTTGATGGGGCATTTGTCGCCCTTGGATGGCATCGGACCCGAAGCCCTGCATATTGATCGCTTCAGTGCGCGTTTGGGTGAAGCGGACTTGCGGGAAGTGATTTTTGCGACCAATCCCACCCTGGAAGGGGAAGCAACGGCCCAGTTTCTCGCGGGGTTGGTTCCTGACAGTATCACGATCAGTCGTATTGCACGCGGGGTACCAGTGGGTGGCGAGTTGGAATATGTTGACCGTAGCACCCTCGGGCGTGCTTTGCATGGTCGCCGTTTGCTTGATGACTAAGCACTTACCTATTATTTCGTATATATAAAAGCAATTATATTTGAGAGGAAGCAGCGATCATGACAGCCACAGGATCCACGCCTCCAGGCGGGAATGTGTTTTTTTTGCTGATGGGCGCCATTCTGGTATTTGCCATGCACGGCGGATTCGCCTTTCTGGAACTGGGTACGGTACGCCGTCGCAGCCAGGTGAATGCGCTGGTGAAGATTCTCAGTGATTTTGGTATATCCACCATCGTTTATTTTTTTGTGGGTTATCATATCGCCTATGGCATCAGCTTTTTTAGTGATGTGAAGACCCTGACTGCGGGTAATCACGGTTTTGAGATGGTGCGTTTTTTTTTCCTGCTCACCTTCGCTGCCGCAGTGCCCGCCATTATTTCCGGTGGGATCGCCGAGCGGGCGCGGTTTTATCCGCAACTGCTGGCAACAGCCTGTCTGGTGGGGCTGGTTTATCCCTTTTACGAAGGCATCGTCTGGAATGATCATTATGGCATTCAGGCTTGGTTTGCCAGCGCTTTTGGCGCGTCTTTTCATGATTTCGCGGGCTCGGTGGTGGTACATGCCATGGGTGGGTGGATGGCGCTGATGGCGGTCTGGCTCCTGGGCCCACGCAAGGGGCGTTACGGAAAAGATGGTGCCGTGCATGCCATGCCGCCGTCCAATATCCCCTTTCTGGCGTTGGGTTCCTGGATTTTGATCATCGGCTGGTTTGGATTTAATGTGATGAGTGCGCAACAACTTACGGCTGTGCAAGGTCTGGTGGCACTCAATTCGCTTATGGCGCTGGTGGGCGGTATGCTGGCGGCACTGGCGGTAGGGAAGGGTGATCCGGGCTTTGTACACAATGGCGCTCTCGCGGGTCTGGTCGCGATTTGCGCCGGTTCCGATGTGGTGCAACCCATTGGTGCCTTGGCCATCGGCGTTATTGCCGGCATTATTTTTGTCTACCTCTTCACCTTCGTGCAGCATCGCCTGCGTTTGGATGATGTGCTGGGCGTCTGGCCGCTCCATGGTGTTTGCGGTGTGTGGGGTGGATTGGCCGTCGGTGTTTTCGGACATCGGTTCCTCGGTGGCGCCGGCGGGGTCAGTTTCTGGTCCCAATTGTTGGGCACCTCGCTGGGCGTATTGGTCGCCCTGGCGGGCAGCGCCATCGTCTACGGCAGCATCAAGTACTTTATCGGGATTCGTCTGGATCCCGAGGCGGAGTATGCGGGAGCGGATTTGAGCTTGCACCATGTCAGCGCGTACCCTGAAGAGGATATTGAGAGGGCGTGACCATGAATGAAGCCTTTGTTGCCCTGAACTGGCGGACAGTCCCGGCATTGCCGACGCGTAGCCCGCGGGCGCACAAAGGGAGCTTCGGGCATGTTTTCGC
Protein-coding sequences here:
- the fabF gene encoding beta-ketoacyl-ACP synthase II gives rise to the protein MKRRVVITGLGIVSPVGVGIPAAWDSISRGRSGIGRVTRIDPALYSSQIAGEVRGFDIGQYISAKEARKMDLFIHYGLVAAMEAIADSGLQISADIADRVGVSIGSGIGGLPGIESEHQIFTESGPRRISPFFIPRCIVNMVSGHVSIMYGAKGPNIAMATACSTGTHSIGDAARLIEYGDADVMIAGGAEAAISPLGLGGFSAARALSTRNDDPEKASRPWDKDRDGFVLGEGAGILVLEEYEFARRRGARIYAELSGYGMSSDAYHMTQPAPAGEGAARCMQAALRNAAVSPEMVGYINAHGTSTPLGDRSETDAVHTVFGDHARRLAMSSTKSMTGHLLGAAGGVEAIFTTLALYHGILPPTINLDQPDEGCDLDYVARKARKAVVEVALSNSFGFGGTNSSLVFRRFSD
- the pabC gene encoding aminodeoxychorismate lyase; this encodes MEVIAATVDGNHFVAGECGAALDRALHYGDGLFETIAVIKGIPLFWDAHLARLRRGAAILNIPMPPPSRWYDDLQHLVNGVQARPRLFVKLVLSRGEGWGYGSPGAGPARRYLWLSQWPERDPHYWEPGISATICPIALLTGAPYLGVKSLNRLNQVVARDALAPEYAEGAMLDQSGVLREGVMSNLFWVKAGIVYTPELADGGIAGIQRGAILEWLRTRGVPTVLGRYPAAALQEADEIFFSNSLIGIWPVRHFAERSLPGHDGPIASALLAWCMNMGLGPQS
- the mltG gene encoding endolytic transglycosylase MltG — translated: MTSKRRAALFVLLIALFPFGFYGISMYWPETLPAKGVTVPIPLGASDAQSIASLARSGVLQHPRLFHLAWALAGHPPIQAGLYEFQGRINQAQVLHRLIAGQSTPLNLLIVPGWRLQHIYQEIHDKAPYLGQQNLPQGETAARRLTQQGVGAQGSAEGWLFPDSYRYVPGTSALSVLRRAYVRMQRELQSLWAGRAPGLPLADPYQALILASIVQKEGAPPAEQAHIAAVFLNRLRQGMPLQSDPTVIYALGERYTGLLTSQEMHVESPYNTYLHTGLPPTPIAMPGLSSLMAVLHPADSADLYFIAQGDTYHYSKNYKRHLEQIQRYLQHAGGAGL
- the tmk gene encoding dTMP kinase — protein: MNARVASRKDGFFLTLEGIEGAGKSSAVPVLAEYCRQQGYAVEVTREPGGGPLGEALRAIFLDDRLCLDADEELLLLYAGRRDHWQTRIAPALAAGKVVISDRYEDSTYAYQSGGRGVPPEHIAELARWAGMTRRPDLTLWFDVPPELGAARIRARRPDRLEQEDQAFFGRARAVFAERCAAEPERILRVDATQTLPVVHETLRAQLALRLAAHCS
- a CDS encoding DNA polymerase III subunit delta' C-terminal domain-containing protein, whose translation is MSAYRPPPAEWQPIHSLLQAGLPQAMLAVGESGTLVGPYCDDLQQVALCFAPSAQGLSCGTCRSCRLLAEGNHPDLLVITAEMGKRIAIESVRYANDFLAFTPQVSVRRWLRIEPAEAMTVAAANALLKTLEEPAARAHILLLSERPSQLLATIRSRLQKLPFPALRLGQCVVWLEGQGIPPAEALLLSRQFANRPLRAWQLWECGWVTLRKTWIDTLLNLPRQGSIAALRLADNWAKDTDLLLLRELMLSLSADLLRLRSHHLDSIVHLDYLQSLEVMAQSAQETSLWETLESWIRLPESLVQNRNVGMMLETLLLSWVGIWSGERRAHGITS
- a CDS encoding PilZ domain-containing protein is translated as MELQAETGGAAKALSVVLRDATAVQRYYMPSIKGGGVLVETPNLLPIGTEVLLMISLPDSQPRAPIMGKVVWVTPPDNREGRPPAIGVQFVNDRSGVLIRIQNALSGLPRNDGEVLSF
- the dnaX gene encoding DNA polymerase III subunit gamma/tau — its product is MSAYLALARRWRPQHFDDFVGQEAVVAALRHALDSGRIHHAFLFTGTRGVGKTTLARLLAKCLNCERGVSSNPCGECSACRGIAAGNFVDLLEVDAASRTRVDETRDLLDNVQYAPTVGRYKVYLIDEVHMLSTHSFNALLKTLEEPPEHVKFLLATTDPQKLPVTVLSRCLQFNLRRLDIPQIQGRLQQIMAAEQLAAEDAALQVLSRAADGSLRDALSLLDQAIVHGGGEVLRDGVLAMLGRSSDDAVLGLVEALVDRDAAQVFAILDDHLARGIDGAGLLDLVIEGVHRLSVAQFLPTDPERDGAEVIVRLRERISPLTLQSWYFLLLSARRDFALYPDHRMALEMAFLRVLSFSGPAAPGLPPAALPSEDNRYLVESSPRTRECAMPEVTSPVSHRSTPLLSTRSRDEVREPPLKMTTALPERPAGAALSTNWRDVVEALAVSPIIAEYLRYGQALRCDSEVVELAVEPNYLPFLVKAEARRALHQALTAYFGREPRLNIVPLTQEAGVGSLVQEEKARAASRQAEAEARVAADPHMGAFLEVLDARVESIEIMAPAAKGGAVNSQ
- a CDS encoding YbaB/EbfC family nucleoid-associated protein, coding for MKGGLGNIMKQAQQLQERLQKTQEELAQVEVQGHAGGNLVEVTMTCRHDVRRVRIDPSLLADGDQEMLEDLLAAAINDAVRNAEKVSAERMSEVTGGMNIPGMSLPF
- the recR gene encoding recombination mediator RecR produces the protein MADVPTMDALAALLRRLPGIGPRSAQRISYELLVRKRDLMPQLAVALQQAHAMVRFCKRCNNLSEAPLCAVCRSEHRDRSILCVVESPADLRAIEDTGVFVGEFFVLMGHLSPLDGIGPEALHIDRFSARLGEADLREVIFATNPTLEGEATAQFLAGLVPDSITISRIARGVPVGGELEYVDRSTLGRALHGRRLLDD
- a CDS encoding ammonium transporter yields the protein MTATGSTPPGGNVFFLLMGAILVFAMHGGFAFLELGTVRRRSQVNALVKILSDFGISTIVYFFVGYHIAYGISFFSDVKTLTAGNHGFEMVRFFFLLTFAAAVPAIISGGIAERARFYPQLLATACLVGLVYPFYEGIVWNDHYGIQAWFASAFGASFHDFAGSVVVHAMGGWMALMAVWLLGPRKGRYGKDGAVHAMPPSNIPFLALGSWILIIGWFGFNVMSAQQLTAVQGLVALNSLMALVGGMLAALAVGKGDPGFVHNGALAGLVAICAGSDVVQPIGALAIGVIAGIIFVYLFTFVQHRLRLDDVLGVWPLHGVCGVWGGLAVGVFGHRFLGGAGGVSFWSQLLGTSLGVLVALAGSAIVYGSIKYFIGIRLDPEAEYAGADLSLHHVSAYPEEDIERA